GCATATAATAGTTTTTATTACCTAAAATCGTGTGTTTTACAATCGAAAAGAAATAATTCCGGGGAGATTTCACCTCTCCTATTTTCGCCTTATTCGTCCATAACTTGATGTAGGCCTCTTGCAACACATCATCCACCACGTCCAGATCATGAACATATTTACTTGCAAACGCACGAAACACCGCGGCATTCTCTTTAATAAATGCTCGTAGGTCTTGATCATCCCATTGGGAAATATCAGAAGGAATATCTTGATGCATCAGCCTTAATCTATGAAATTATTCGCAAGATAACATTTTTTATCATACAATCGGATAGCACGTGAATAATTTTCAAAACACGAAAAATACCCTTCCCCAATTTGATAAGCCATGAAGTGTATAAACGAACCCAAATAAAGAAGTAATCTAACCCAAATAATCCCCCTTCCCCAGAGCTTATTCAGAGCTTACTCGTGGCTCACACAACACGCCATGCAGCAGCTCTGAATAAGTTTCGAGGAATCATCGAAAGAGTGGGATTATTACCTTCCCATTTCCCTTACTTCTCTTTTGGTTCTCCCTGATACCCAAAAATCACAAAATCCATTCACACACATCAGCCCTAGTTATCACACCCTTTAACTAAGGTAATAATCTCCTCCGTTCCTTTCACTACCCTTTCATCGCCCTTTCATCGCCCTTTCGCAATAGACAAACAAGGCCCGGGCAAGAGGTTTGCAAACAGTATGGGAGATTATTACCTAGAAAATACGGTTACATTACCCGGGCAGAACGGTAGCCGTTTCAAGTCATTGTCACAAATAAAAAGGTCCCCGTCCAAAAAGGAAGGGGACACAACACCTGTTTCAGCAGAATCCGCCTACTAAACACCCACACGTTCCATTATCTGGTTTTATACGCAATACTCTTCACCTTGCACAGCCCCTCCCACTTCGAGCCTTTCTCCTCCTTGATCACAATATCATCCACGTCATCAACGATTGCGTATTTCCTGATCTCACCGCCCGTTGATGCCGGTTTCGACGGGTCATAAAGAGCTATATAAAAATAATCACTCGAAGTCTCTACCAAGATATCCGATAAAAACAAGGTAATCTCGTAACCATCAAACGTTTTCAACAGTTCACACTTCTTCCTCGCGAAATCGTAACCATACAATTTATTCCCCACGGTATAGTAAATCACGGACAACATATTACTTGCCCCGAAAAACTCCGCCTTATCCAAGTCGATCACGTTATCCATTTTTACCATTAACTGCTTTATTATACCGAAACTATAGGAAATCCGGTAACTATACAGATAAAAATCACCTCCATCCCTTAATATCGTGTAAGTCGAACCCGAACCTTTATGACAATTCAGTGTTGTCACATACTCGTATTCCGGTTTCCAAGAGAAAGGATCCCCCACCCGATCAGACATATCCGCACAGTAGCCAAGAGGAGTTCCATAACCACTTTGTTGATACACGAAACGCCCATCCCGCTTATTATACAACACGGTAGCATATCCCCGTTCTTTCACGCTATACCCGATTTTATCCCCCACCGGGAAGAGATCATAATCACCCTTGTAATGATTACTTGGGGATCCAAAGAAACAAGCCTGTTGTCCGGATAACTCCGTATAATACAAATTACCATCCACAAGGGCAGCCCGATAATATCCCATAATCTGTACAGCCTCGGTCATCACGCACTCTCCGGCAGCCGATACATCATAAAAAGACCATTTCAAATGGGCCCCCTCGATAGGCAACAGGGTTGAAGTACTAAGCCTGTAAGTACCCTTATCCGTTCCGACATGAATATAATTCAATGCAGCGGCAGGACGATAGGGAGGAACAAAAATGCAAGTCGGCTTACCCCATTCCTGCAAATCAACCTCTTGTAAAATATTCTTCAACAAAGTCGTGTCCTCTCCTCCCGTTGATACCATATCAAGCTGGGTTCGCCCGTCATCTCCTTCCCCCAACACAAGCCATCCCCGCGAAAACAAGGTTGACAATTGCAAACTTAAACTTGAAATCGTGGTTAATCCCGTGGACTTATCCTGAATTTTAAAATGAACAACATAGCTCTGGGAAGGCAAAGTAATCGGATAAACCAAATCCTTCTCTTTTCCCAGCGTATAT
The window above is part of the Butyricimonas paravirosa genome. Proteins encoded here:
- a CDS encoding PKD-like family lipoprotein; this translates as MRMMYKIFLIELLGIFLFESCYDDKGNYSYRAINEITVKHDFFGDTMLRMYSFVDTLRVFPEISTTVNHDPDNYEYEWVAVGGDPTIGGQYTLGKEKDLVYPITLPSQSYVVHFKIQDKSTGLTTISSLSLQLSTLFSRGWLVLGEGDDGRTQLDMVSTGGEDTTLLKNILQEVDLQEWGKPTCIFVPPYRPAAALNYIHVGTDKGTYRLSTSTLLPIEGAHLKWSFYDVSAAGECVMTEAVQIMGYYRAALVDGNLYYTELSGQQACFFGSPSNHYKGDYDLFPVGDKIGYSVKERGYATVLYNKRDGRFVYQQSGYGTPLGYCADMSDRVGDPFSWKPEYEYVTTLNCHKGSGSTYTILRDGGDFYLYSYRISYSFGIIKQLMVKMDNVIDLDKAEFFGASNMLSVIYYTVGNKLYGYDFARKKCELLKTFDGYEITLFLSDILVETSSDYFYIALYDPSKPASTGGEIRKYAIVDDVDDIVIKEEKGSKWEGLCKVKSIAYKTR